From one Leifsonia sp. Root1293 genomic stretch:
- the aceA gene encoding isocitrate lyase, which translates to MSTSPRPTQSRPGDQTQSATELELEWQADPRWDGIRRDYSAADVIELRGPVREERTLARRGAEKLWELIQQTSGTAFAPEEDPRWVAALGALTGNQAVQQVRAGLEAIYLSGWQVAADANLSGQTYPDQSLYPANSVPAVVRRINNALLRAGQIEAGRDWMAPIVADAEAGFGGPLNAYELMQGMIEAGAAGVHWEDQLASEKKCGHMGGKVLIPTGQHIRTLNAARLAADVSDVPTIIIARTDSLAATLLTSDHDERDRPFLTGERTAEGFYEVQNGIEPVIARGLAYAEYADLLWVESAEPDLDLARRFAEAIHEKFPGKRLSYNCSPSFNWKRHLDDGQIATFQRELASMGYAFQFITLAGFHALNHSMFELARGYSERHMSAYVELQEAEFASEKNGYTATRHQQEVGTGYFDRISTALNPSSATLALVGSTEEHQF; encoded by the coding sequence ATGAGCACCTCGCCCCGCCCCACGCAGAGCCGCCCGGGCGACCAGACGCAGAGCGCAACGGAACTCGAACTCGAGTGGCAGGCCGACCCGCGATGGGACGGCATCCGTCGTGACTACAGCGCAGCAGACGTCATCGAACTCCGCGGTCCCGTTCGTGAGGAGCGCACCCTCGCCAGGCGCGGTGCCGAGAAGCTCTGGGAGCTCATCCAGCAGACCTCCGGAACGGCCTTCGCGCCGGAGGAGGACCCGCGCTGGGTCGCGGCGCTCGGCGCCCTGACCGGCAACCAGGCCGTGCAGCAGGTGCGCGCCGGCCTCGAGGCCATCTACCTGTCCGGCTGGCAGGTCGCGGCCGACGCCAATCTGTCGGGCCAGACCTACCCCGACCAGTCGCTGTACCCGGCGAACTCGGTTCCCGCCGTCGTGCGACGCATCAACAACGCTCTGCTGCGGGCCGGCCAGATCGAGGCGGGTCGGGACTGGATGGCGCCGATCGTGGCCGACGCCGAGGCCGGCTTCGGCGGCCCCCTCAACGCCTACGAGCTCATGCAGGGCATGATCGAGGCCGGAGCAGCCGGCGTGCACTGGGAGGACCAACTCGCCAGCGAGAAGAAGTGCGGCCACATGGGCGGCAAGGTGCTGATCCCGACGGGTCAGCACATCCGCACCCTCAATGCGGCCCGGCTCGCGGCCGATGTCTCGGACGTGCCGACCATCATCATCGCGCGCACCGACTCACTCGCGGCCACCCTGCTCACCAGCGACCACGACGAGCGGGATCGTCCGTTCCTCACGGGGGAGCGAACGGCGGAGGGCTTCTACGAGGTGCAGAACGGCATCGAGCCCGTCATCGCCCGCGGCCTGGCCTACGCCGAATACGCCGACCTGCTCTGGGTCGAGTCGGCCGAACCCGACCTCGATCTCGCCCGCCGCTTCGCCGAGGCCATCCACGAGAAGTTCCCGGGCAAGCGCCTCAGCTACAACTGCTCGCCGTCGTTCAACTGGAAGCGTCACCTCGACGACGGCCAGATCGCCACCTTCCAGCGCGAGCTGGCCTCGATGGGCTACGCCTTCCAGTTCATCACGCTCGCGGGCTTCCACGCCCTCAACCATTCGATGTTCGAACTCGCCCGCGGCTACTCCGAGCGCCATATGAGCGCGTACGTCGAGCTGCAGGAGGCCGAGTTCGCCTCCGAGAAGAACGGCTACACCGCCACCCGCCACCAGCAGGAGGTCGGCACAGGCTACTTCGACCGCATCAGCACGGCGCTCAACCCATCGAGCGCCACCCTCGCCCTCGTCGGATCGACCGAGGAACACCAGTTCTAG
- a CDS encoding cysteine hydrolase family protein, translating to MSRLLLIIDIQNDYFPGGAFPLVEPEAAAARAGELLAAFRAAGDPVIHVQHVWDAPDATFMRPGTPGVEISDLVAPLADEPVVTKASPNSFLDTDLLERLCAAEPDELVVVGMMSSMCVDATVRAASDLDFTVTVAHDACAAPDLEFDGAVVPAAQVHASFMAALSGSYATVTTVGELLGR from the coding sequence GTGTCTCGTCTGCTGCTCATCATCGACATCCAGAACGACTACTTCCCCGGTGGAGCGTTCCCGCTGGTCGAGCCGGAGGCTGCTGCCGCACGCGCCGGTGAGCTGCTGGCGGCGTTCCGTGCTGCCGGGGACCCGGTCATCCATGTGCAGCACGTCTGGGATGCCCCGGATGCCACCTTCATGCGACCCGGTACACCGGGGGTCGAGATCTCCGACCTCGTCGCGCCGCTCGCCGACGAGCCCGTCGTGACGAAGGCGTCGCCGAACTCGTTCCTCGACACCGACCTCCTCGAGCGGCTCTGCGCCGCCGAGCCCGATGAGCTCGTCGTCGTCGGCATGATGAGCAGCATGTGCGTCGACGCCACCGTGCGAGCCGCGAGCGACCTCGACTTCACCGTGACCGTCGCCCACGACGCCTGTGCAGCTCCCGACCTCGAGTTCGACGGCGCCGTCGTGCCCGCGGCCCAGGTGCACGCCTCCTTCATGGCTGCGCTCTCCGGAAGTTACGCGACGGTGACGACCGTCGGCGAGTTGCTCGGTCGCTAG
- a CDS encoding helix-turn-helix transcriptional regulator, whose protein sequence is MISADELASETLDEESGVDALTLGRRIRARRLARELTLEQLAAAVDRAPSQVSMIENGKREPRLSMLRAIALALGTTVDDLLRTDAAPDPRDALEIAVERAQRGPVFEALGIPRIRVSKGQSDETLQAILSLHNEISRLHRERAATPEEARRANVELRATMRARDNYFSELETLATELLTAVGHNGGPVSQQVVADMASHLGYSLHYVGDLPHSTRSVTDKRNGRIYLPTEQSASRDSRSPILQAFATHLCGHDEPRNYADFLRQRVETNYLTAAILLPERDAVKVLTEAKNLRRISMEDLRDAFAVSYETAAHRFTNLATARLGIPVHFMKVHESGTIIKAYENDSVRFPSDALGAVEGTTVCRNWTARTVFDVEDRFSPWYQYTDTSTGTFWCTSRIEKAKEGEYSVSVGVPFEHVKWFRGRETPHRAVSHCPDESCCRRAPSGLADRWADQSWPAARTPTSLLAALPTGTFPGVDQTEVYEFLERHAPQTI, encoded by the coding sequence ATGATCAGCGCGGATGAGCTCGCTTCCGAGACCCTCGACGAGGAGTCGGGTGTCGACGCGCTCACCCTCGGTCGCCGCATCCGGGCCCGTCGACTGGCCCGCGAGCTGACCCTCGAGCAGCTCGCCGCGGCCGTCGACCGAGCACCGTCGCAGGTCTCGATGATCGAGAACGGCAAGCGCGAGCCCCGGCTCTCGATGCTGCGCGCCATCGCGCTCGCCCTCGGAACCACGGTCGACGACCTGCTGCGAACGGATGCGGCCCCCGATCCGCGCGATGCCCTCGAGATCGCGGTCGAACGCGCCCAGCGCGGCCCCGTGTTCGAAGCGCTCGGAATCCCCCGCATCCGCGTCAGCAAGGGCCAGAGCGACGAGACACTGCAGGCGATCCTGTCGCTTCACAACGAGATCTCCCGACTCCATCGGGAACGAGCGGCGACCCCAGAGGAGGCCCGCCGGGCCAACGTCGAGCTGCGCGCGACCATGCGTGCCCGCGACAACTACTTCTCCGAACTCGAGACCCTGGCCACCGAGCTGCTCACGGCCGTCGGCCACAACGGCGGGCCGGTGTCGCAGCAGGTCGTGGCCGACATGGCCAGCCACCTGGGCTACTCGCTGCACTACGTCGGCGACCTGCCGCACTCGACACGGTCGGTGACGGACAAACGCAACGGGCGCATCTACCTGCCCACCGAGCAGTCGGCATCGCGCGACTCGAGGTCGCCCATCCTGCAGGCTTTTGCGACGCACCTCTGCGGTCACGACGAGCCGCGAAATTACGCAGACTTTCTGCGGCAGCGGGTGGAGACGAACTACCTGACCGCGGCGATCCTGCTGCCGGAACGCGACGCCGTGAAGGTACTCACCGAGGCGAAGAACCTGCGGCGCATCTCGATGGAGGACCTGCGCGACGCCTTCGCAGTGTCGTACGAGACTGCAGCGCATCGCTTCACCAACCTCGCCACGGCGCGGCTCGGGATCCCCGTGCACTTCATGAAGGTGCACGAGTCCGGCACCATCATCAAGGCCTATGAGAACGACTCCGTGCGGTTCCCGAGCGATGCCCTCGGCGCGGTGGAGGGCACGACGGTCTGTCGCAACTGGACGGCCCGCACCGTCTTCGACGTCGAGGACCGCTTCAGCCCCTGGTACCAGTACACCGACACCAGCACCGGAACCTTCTGGTGCACCTCGCGCATCGAGAAGGCCAAGGAGGGCGAGTACTCGGTGAGCGTCGGCGTGCCGTTCGAGCACGTCAAGTGGTTCCGCGGTCGGGAGACCCCGCATCGGGCGGTGAGCCACTGTCCGGACGAATCGTGTTGCCGACGGGCGCCCTCCGGCCTCGCCGACCGCTGGGCCGATCAGTCGTGGCCGGCTGCCCGCACCCCGACGAGCCTGCTTGCGGCGCTGCCCACCGGCACCTTCCCGGGCGTCGACCAGACCGAAGTGTACGAGTTCCTCGAGCGGCACGCTCCCCAGACGATCTGA
- a CDS encoding amidohydrolase codes for MPNADVVFTGGAVFSAGLPASVAADVAVLDGRIVAVGPSPELRDWIGDGTTLVDTSGRLLVPGFQDAHVHPIGAGVEILQCDLTGASDAADCLRMIAEYAAANPDEPWIRGGGWSMEFFPGGTPTAADLDAVVADRPVLLSNRDHHGAWANSLALSVAGITAETPDPADGRIERDAAGSPAGTLHEGAVALVEAHAPDVDPDLAYRGLLRAQEALLAQGVTGWQDAMVGEVLGLPDTLDVYLRAVADGTLIARVVAALWWERDRDTGQLDEMSRRRDQVAALGVPERLRADSVKIMVDGVAENFTAAMNTPYRDAHGHPTANTGHSFLTTQALNAAVLEADAAGFQVHFHALGNRAVREALDALEALPSRADDASPRRHHLAHLQIVDEVEVARFAELGAAANLQALWACHEPQLDELALPFLDADLEARHYPFGELAGAGVLLGAGSDWPVSTADPLAAVHVAVNRVGPGSDAAPLGAPEQRLDLATALTAYTAGSAWINGRDESTGRIEPGRLADLVVLDRDPFSGPATEIADTRVLSTWVDGVQVYSAD; via the coding sequence ATGCCGAATGCCGACGTCGTCTTCACGGGAGGAGCCGTGTTCAGCGCCGGCCTGCCGGCATCCGTCGCCGCCGACGTCGCCGTGCTCGACGGACGCATCGTCGCCGTCGGCCCCTCGCCCGAGCTGCGGGACTGGATCGGCGACGGCACGACCCTCGTCGACACCTCCGGTCGGCTGCTCGTTCCCGGCTTCCAGGACGCCCACGTGCATCCGATCGGTGCCGGAGTCGAGATCCTCCAGTGCGATCTGACCGGCGCGTCGGATGCCGCCGACTGCCTCCGGATGATCGCGGAGTACGCGGCGGCCAACCCCGACGAGCCGTGGATCCGCGGAGGCGGGTGGTCGATGGAGTTCTTCCCGGGCGGAACGCCGACGGCAGCCGATCTGGACGCCGTTGTGGCCGATCGCCCGGTGCTGCTCAGCAACCGTGATCACCACGGCGCGTGGGCGAACTCGCTGGCACTGTCGGTCGCCGGGATCACCGCCGAGACACCGGACCCGGCTGACGGCCGCATCGAGCGGGATGCCGCAGGGTCACCCGCTGGCACCCTGCATGAGGGCGCCGTCGCCCTGGTCGAGGCGCACGCCCCGGACGTCGACCCTGACCTGGCCTACCGCGGACTGCTGCGCGCCCAGGAGGCCCTGCTCGCCCAGGGCGTCACCGGGTGGCAGGACGCCATGGTGGGTGAGGTGCTCGGGCTGCCGGACACGCTCGACGTGTACCTGCGGGCCGTCGCCGACGGCACTCTCATCGCCCGGGTCGTTGCGGCGCTGTGGTGGGAGCGGGACCGAGACACCGGTCAGCTCGACGAGATGTCGCGCCGCCGAGACCAGGTCGCCGCCCTGGGGGTGCCGGAGCGGCTGCGTGCCGACAGCGTGAAGATCATGGTCGACGGGGTGGCGGAGAACTTCACGGCGGCGATGAACACCCCCTACCGCGACGCGCACGGTCATCCGACCGCGAACACGGGGCACTCGTTCCTCACGACCCAGGCGCTGAACGCCGCGGTGCTCGAAGCCGACGCCGCCGGATTCCAGGTGCACTTCCACGCCCTCGGCAACAGGGCCGTCCGTGAGGCGCTCGACGCCCTCGAAGCGCTGCCCTCCCGTGCGGATGACGCCTCGCCGCGCCGCCATCACCTCGCCCACCTGCAGATCGTCGACGAGGTCGAGGTTGCCCGCTTCGCAGAGCTCGGTGCCGCGGCCAACCTCCAGGCGCTCTGGGCCTGCCACGAGCCGCAGCTCGACGAGCTGGCCCTGCCGTTCCTGGACGCCGACCTCGAGGCGCGGCACTACCCGTTCGGCGAGCTCGCTGGCGCGGGGGTGCTGCTGGGCGCCGGCAGCGACTGGCCGGTGTCGACGGCCGATCCACTCGCCGCCGTTCACGTCGCCGTCAACCGCGTCGGTCCCGGCTCGGATGCCGCACCGCTGGGTGCGCCGGAGCAACGGCTCGACCTCGCGACGGCACTCACCGCCTACACGGCCGGCAGCGCCTGGATCAACGGCCGGGACGAGTCGACGGGCCGCATCGAGCCCGGCCGGCTCGCCGACCTGGTCGTGCTCGACCGGGATCCGTTCTCCGGACCGGCGACGGAGATCGCCGACACGCGGGTGCTCAGCACCTGGGTCGACGGCGTGCAGGTGTACTCCGCCGACTGA
- a CDS encoding flavin monoamine oxidase family protein, which yields MRRRTFLIAAAGALGTSVLAACTPRPRPSTSPSPTPSPTSTTQPPASAVPQPVSMLRSRWSVDPFALGAASFAAVGSTSANRDDLAAAIDDRIFFAGEATSRDDPGTVSGAMASGSRAADEVISASPNSERIGVIGAGVAGLTAARALLDAGYDVVVVEARDRIGGRIDARSGDSWPLAVDLGPTMIGDGDEALHSAVVAAGGDVVSFGRSDEVRTAAGVPVAASGVGAAAVADAVEWSSQQPHDVTLSLAIDQSSAGSLSTTPDDAGVSDADWLVHQLDSVVQPRTSAADDRLSAWNGGATAPGDGVGGAIPLAGFGTFADDLADGVDVLLRSVVTRVVTRNDRVSLRLRTGESLTVDRVIVTLPLGVLKSGSVVFEPELPLPKARAVSILGMGDSDRVWLRFDEPFWNTEATVWSTIAAGSPVGLWVNLLPDTGYPVLVGTVAAGEAARLAVIDDDATVLGELLASLEPFLDESKRVEAGGASTETATPTPTP from the coding sequence ATGAGACGCAGAACCTTCCTCATCGCAGCCGCCGGGGCGCTCGGCACCTCCGTTCTCGCGGCCTGCACGCCGCGGCCGCGGCCGAGCACGTCGCCATCGCCGACCCCGTCGCCGACGAGCACGACCCAGCCTCCGGCATCCGCTGTTCCGCAGCCCGTGTCGATGCTGCGATCGCGCTGGAGCGTCGACCCGTTCGCTCTCGGAGCCGCGAGCTTTGCCGCCGTCGGCTCGACGAGCGCCAACCGCGACGACCTCGCCGCCGCCATCGACGACCGCATCTTCTTCGCCGGTGAGGCGACCTCGCGCGACGATCCGGGAACGGTGAGCGGCGCCATGGCCTCGGGCTCCCGTGCTGCCGACGAGGTGATCTCGGCGTCGCCGAATTCCGAGCGCATCGGTGTGATCGGCGCCGGCGTCGCCGGTCTGACGGCCGCCAGGGCACTGCTCGACGCCGGCTACGACGTCGTCGTCGTCGAGGCGCGCGACCGCATCGGCGGGCGCATCGACGCGCGCTCGGGCGATTCATGGCCGCTCGCCGTCGACCTCGGTCCGACGATGATCGGGGACGGTGACGAGGCCCTCCACTCGGCCGTGGTCGCCGCGGGCGGTGACGTCGTCTCCTTCGGGCGCTCCGACGAGGTGCGCACGGCGGCGGGAGTGCCGGTCGCCGCATCGGGAGTCGGGGCCGCTGCCGTGGCAGACGCTGTCGAATGGTCGTCGCAGCAGCCGCACGACGTCACCCTCTCGCTCGCCATCGACCAGTCGTCCGCCGGCTCCCTGTCGACGACGCCCGATGACGCCGGCGTGTCGGATGCCGACTGGCTGGTGCACCAGTTGGACTCCGTGGTGCAGCCGCGTACCAGCGCGGCCGACGACAGGCTGTCAGCCTGGAACGGCGGTGCCACCGCGCCGGGAGACGGAGTGGGCGGAGCCATCCCGCTGGCCGGTTTCGGCACCTTCGCCGACGACCTGGCCGACGGTGTCGACGTTCTGCTGCGCAGCGTCGTGACGCGAGTCGTCACCCGCAATGACAGGGTGAGCCTGCGCCTGCGCACCGGGGAGTCGCTCACGGTCGACCGAGTGATCGTGACGCTGCCCCTGGGCGTGCTCAAGTCCGGGTCGGTGGTGTTCGAACCCGAGTTGCCGCTGCCCAAGGCGCGCGCCGTGTCCATCCTCGGAATGGGCGACTCCGACCGCGTGTGGTTGCGGTTCGACGAGCCGTTCTGGAACACGGAGGCCACGGTGTGGTCCACCATCGCGGCCGGTTCCCCTGTCGGCCTGTGGGTGAACCTGCTGCCGGACACGGGGTATCCGGTGCTCGTCGGCACCGTCGCTGCCGGAGAGGCCGCTCGCCTGGCCGTCATCGACGACGATGCGACGGTGCTGGGCGAGCTGCTGGCCAGTCTCGAGCCGTTCCTCGACGAGTCGAAGCGCGTCGAGGCCGGGGGCGCGAGCACTGAGACGGCGACGCCGACACCGACGCCCTGA
- a CDS encoding SRPBCC family protein — translation MPTRNSRLIAVRAERLIPLDASTVWTMLADHRFDALWREGVEEMSQDTIGTVGNGTRTVEQFRVLGQRMTTTAIVSRVDPGVAFSWATTSGTDADGERRIEPFEGGVRVVITTTSRPGTRIERMLSPIITASLQRALDRSLERFEDLVLDSASLRR, via the coding sequence ATGCCGACCCGAAACTCCCGCCTCATCGCAGTGCGCGCCGAGCGCCTCATCCCCCTCGACGCATCGACCGTCTGGACGATGCTCGCCGACCACAGGTTCGACGCCCTCTGGCGCGAAGGGGTCGAGGAGATGAGCCAGGACACGATCGGGACCGTCGGCAACGGCACCCGCACCGTCGAGCAGTTCCGCGTGCTCGGCCAGCGCATGACGACCACGGCCATCGTCAGCCGCGTCGACCCCGGAGTCGCCTTCTCCTGGGCGACGACCTCGGGAACGGATGCCGACGGCGAACGCCGGATCGAGCCGTTCGAGGGCGGCGTGCGCGTCGTGATCACGACGACGTCCCGGCCCGGCACCCGCATCGAGCGGATGCTGAGTCCGATCATCACAGCGTCACTCCAGCGCGCACTCGACCGCAGTCTCGAGCGTTTCGAGGACCTCGTGCTCGACTCCGCGTCTCTGCGACGCTGA
- a CDS encoding GNAT family N-acetyltransferase, which produces MTVSIRTATTADADTLAELAAATFALACPPHTTAEAIAAFIAAHLSRDSFDAHLSDPSRVLLIAEQQSATDPASVAVGYTMLVFAEPTDVAVAAAIGIRPTVELSKFYTRASTHGTGVSGPLMAATLVAAGEREARGAWLGVNQENARAIRFYEKSGFARVGTKHFLVGDRHEDDFVLERRLP; this is translated from the coding sequence GTGACCGTGAGCATCCGCACCGCGACGACGGCAGACGCCGACACCCTGGCCGAGCTCGCCGCCGCGACCTTCGCCCTGGCCTGCCCGCCCCACACGACGGCTGAGGCCATCGCCGCGTTCATCGCCGCCCACCTGTCCCGCGACAGTTTCGACGCGCACCTCTCCGATCCTTCGCGGGTGCTGCTGATCGCCGAGCAGCAGTCGGCGACGGATCCCGCATCCGTCGCCGTCGGCTACACGATGCTGGTCTTCGCCGAGCCCACCGATGTCGCCGTCGCCGCCGCCATCGGCATCCGCCCGACCGTCGAGCTCAGCAAGTTCTACACTCGGGCGTCGACCCACGGCACCGGCGTCTCGGGCCCGCTCATGGCCGCTACCCTGGTCGCGGCAGGGGAGCGCGAAGCGAGGGGTGCCTGGCTCGGAGTGAACCAGGAGAACGCCCGGGCCATCCGCTTCTACGAGAAGAGCGGCTTCGCCAGGGTCGGGACGAAGCACTTCCTCGTCGGCGATCGCCATGAGGACGACTTCGTTCTGGAACGCCGCCTGCCGTAG
- a CDS encoding Pr6Pr family membrane protein, giving the protein MARLVLAAVETVSIAANFQAIGITAFDAGNYFCFFTVQSAVGAVALLGTSGVLAITGRPESSRIHAARSIVLGYVILAGIVYGILAVGSAGEVKPIIVTPSDVVLHFIMPVLLTIDFIAERRLAMRTNTLPWLTMGWALPYPGVWLVFTMVRGSIVGWFPYFFIDPTRTKSPVEMGVYIMIVILMILVLTTGSVALTRIGAHTLFAPAPVLGAPVPRIVYGMPHGDPGSAHGRFRPASALLAPASTAVLRSQLAALSGESRWTSSVSYAPLPVALGTAGHGDRRWVDATAIPRSRSHSGLRLGADARIAPRAGRCDVHSQLQNVGTTAYHGPKPRPPDQHTAVQLSASTPLAGKERSDRRTSSVRHSGALHAGALHAGTLHARSGHAGTLLSPTPARVAVGV; this is encoded by the coding sequence GTGGCCCGATTGGTGTTGGCTGCAGTCGAGACGGTCTCGATCGCGGCCAACTTCCAGGCGATCGGGATCACGGCCTTCGACGCGGGCAACTACTTCTGCTTCTTCACCGTGCAGTCGGCGGTCGGTGCCGTCGCCCTGCTCGGAACGAGCGGAGTGCTCGCCATCACCGGCAGGCCGGAATCCAGTCGCATCCACGCGGCGCGATCGATCGTCCTGGGCTACGTCATCCTCGCCGGGATCGTCTACGGCATCCTCGCCGTCGGCTCGGCCGGCGAGGTCAAGCCCATCATCGTCACCCCCTCGGATGTGGTGCTGCACTTCATCATGCCCGTCCTCCTCACCATCGACTTCATCGCCGAACGGCGTCTGGCGATGCGCACGAACACCCTGCCGTGGCTCACGATGGGCTGGGCACTGCCTTACCCGGGCGTGTGGCTGGTGTTCACCATGGTGCGCGGCAGCATCGTCGGATGGTTCCCCTACTTCTTCATCGACCCGACCCGCACCAAGTCGCCGGTGGAGATGGGCGTGTACATCATGATCGTGATCCTCATGATCCTGGTGCTCACGACAGGGTCGGTGGCCCTGACCCGCATCGGCGCCCACACTCTGTTCGCCCCAGCGCCCGTTCTGGGCGCCCCTGTCCCCCGCATCGTGTACGGGATGCCGCACGGCGATCCCGGGAGCGCTCACGGACGATTCCGGCCGGCCAGCGCGCTTCTCGCCCCCGCATCGACCGCCGTTCTGCGGTCGCAGCTGGCCGCCCTCTCCGGTGAATCACGCTGGACGTCGTCCGTCTCCTACGCGCCCCTCCCCGTCGCCCTGGGCACGGCCGGGCACGGCGATCGTCGGTGGGTCGACGCCACCGCGATTCCGCGCTCGCGATCGCACTCCGGACTCCGGCTCGGCGCCGACGCACGGATCGCACCCCGGGCCGGTCGATGCGATGTCCACTCGCAGCTGCAGAACGTCGGCACGACGGCGTACCACGGTCCGAAGCCGCGACCCCCGGACCAGCACACGGCGGTTCAGCTTTCCGCGTCGACGCCCCTGGCCGGCAAGGAACGATCCGACAGGCGGACATCGAGCGTGCGCCACTCCGGCGCCCTGCATGCCGGCGCCCTGCATGCCGGAACCCTGCATGCTCGGAGCGGGCATGCAGGCACCCTGCTCTCGCCGACTCCCGCGCGGGTCGCGGTCGGCGTCTGA
- the aceB gene encoding malate synthase A — protein MNTTPTSTLEREPTTTREPATTTGSFATSQPWIEVTAPLGDRYSEILTPEALAFLAELHDRFAGIRHDLLAARLQTRVASANGRDPRFLPETAPVRADATWRVAGAGPGLEDRRVEITGPTDRKMAINALNSGAKVWLADLEDATSPTWTNVIEGQLSLLDALRGTLAYTSDDGREYTVAGRIGLTHGGEAETPTIVMRPRGWHLVEKHLRFHDRSGRAMNASGSLVDFGLYFFHNAHRLIELGLGPYFYLPKLESHREARLWNDVFTFSQDHLGIPRGTVRATVLIETIQAAFEMEEILYELRDHCAGLNAGRWDYIFSIIKTFRSRGRRWVFPDRSEITMTVPFMRAYTELLVATCHRRGAYAIGGMSAFIPNRRDPEVTARALEKVSTDKRREAADGFDGTWVAHPDLIPTARAEFDAVFGDRSNQLHRLRDDVDVTAAELLDIPSIGGTVSEEGVRDNVRIAVRYIESWLRGTGAAAIDNLMEDAATAEISRSQIWQWVNENTVTREGRRIDAAWLETVVAAVAEELPRSRDDRFDDAFAVFRQVALEPEFPTFLTIPAYTRFL, from the coding sequence ATGAACACCACACCCACCAGCACCCTGGAACGCGAGCCGACGACGACCCGGGAACCGGCCACCACCACGGGCAGCTTCGCCACGTCGCAACCCTGGATCGAGGTGACGGCACCGCTCGGCGACCGCTACTCCGAGATCCTCACGCCCGAGGCGCTCGCCTTCCTCGCCGAGCTGCACGACAGGTTCGCCGGCATCCGTCACGACCTGCTCGCGGCCAGACTGCAGACACGGGTCGCCTCGGCGAACGGACGCGACCCGCGATTCCTGCCCGAGACGGCTCCGGTGCGAGCGGATGCCACCTGGCGCGTCGCCGGCGCCGGCCCGGGTCTCGAGGATCGCCGGGTGGAGATCACCGGTCCGACCGATCGCAAGATGGCGATCAACGCTCTGAACTCCGGTGCGAAGGTCTGGCTGGCCGACCTGGAGGACGCCACGAGCCCCACGTGGACCAACGTGATCGAGGGACAGCTCTCGCTCCTGGATGCGCTGCGCGGCACCCTGGCGTACACGTCGGACGACGGCCGGGAGTACACGGTCGCCGGCCGCATCGGCCTGACGCACGGTGGAGAGGCCGAGACGCCCACGATCGTCATGCGACCACGCGGGTGGCACCTGGTGGAGAAGCACCTGCGCTTCCACGACCGCTCCGGGCGCGCGATGAACGCGTCGGGCAGCCTGGTGGACTTCGGCCTGTACTTCTTCCACAACGCCCACCGCCTGATCGAGCTGGGACTCGGCCCGTACTTCTACCTGCCGAAGCTCGAGAGCCACCGCGAGGCGCGGCTCTGGAACGACGTCTTCACCTTCTCGCAGGACCATCTCGGAATTCCCCGCGGAACGGTCAGGGCCACGGTGCTCATCGAGACCATCCAGGCCGCCTTCGAGATGGAGGAGATCCTCTACGAGCTGCGGGATCACTGCGCCGGGCTGAACGCCGGCCGCTGGGACTACATCTTCTCGATCATCAAGACGTTCCGGTCGCGGGGCCGGCGCTGGGTGTTCCCCGACCGGTCGGAGATCACGATGACCGTGCCGTTCATGAGGGCGTACACCGAGCTGCTCGTCGCGACCTGCCACCGGCGCGGGGCATATGCCATCGGCGGCATGAGTGCGTTCATCCCGAACCGCCGGGACCCGGAGGTCACTGCGCGGGCGTTGGAGAAGGTGTCGACGGACAAGCGGCGCGAGGCTGCCGACGGATTCGATGGAACCTGGGTCGCCCATCCCGACCTCATTCCGACCGCACGGGCAGAGTTCGACGCCGTGTTCGGGGACCGCAGCAACCAGCTGCACCGGCTCCGCGACGACGTCGACGTCACCGCGGCCGAGCTGCTCGACATCCCGTCGATCGGGGGCACGGTGAGCGAGGAGGGTGTGCGGGACAACGTGCGCATCGCCGTCCGCTACATCGAATCGTGGCTCCGGGGCACCGGTGCCGCTGCCATCGACAACCTCATGGAGGACGCCGCGACGGCCGAGATCTCGCGCTCGCAGATCTGGCAGTGGGTGAACGAGAACACCGTGACCCGGGAGGGGCGGCGCATCGACGCCGCGTGGCTCGAGACGGTGGTGGCCGCCGTCGCCGAGGAGCTGCCCCGGAGCCGGGATGACCGCTTCGACGACGCCTTCGCGGTGTTCCGTCAGGTCGCGCTCGAGCCGGAGTTCCCGACGTTCCTGACGATCCCGGCCTACACGCGGTTCCTCTGA